In the Burkholderia contaminans genome, GCTCGCCGAGTTCGCGCAGCAGCGCGCTGTCGACCATCATCACCAGCGTGACGGCGCCGGCGCGCTGCGCGAAGAGGCTGCCGAGCCGTTCCGCACGCAGCAGGTGATCACGGCCTGCGTCGTCCGGGGCGATCGGCATCACGACGGGCACCAGCCCGTTCTCGAGAAGCGCGTTCAGCGCCGTGCCGTCGAAGCGGGCGACCGCGCGCGTGTCGGAGCGGTCGGAATCGGTGCTCGCCACCAGCAGGCCGCCGTCGTGGCCGTCGATGCCGATCGCCTTGGCGCCGTGACTGCCGATCAGGCGCACCAGTTCATGATTGATGCCCGCCATCGCCGCGTGAACGGCGTGGACCGATTGCGTGCCGGATGCGGCCGGTATGCCCTGCACGACGATCGGGCGAACGCCGGTGAGTGCGAGCAGCGCGACATCCTGCGCGAATGCGTGGCGGGTGCGTGCGTCGCTCGCGGCGCCGCCTTCGACGATGACGACGGTCTGCCCGTGCAGGGCCTGCATGAACGGCAGCGAGCGCGCGAGGCCGGCTACGCGGCGCGACGTCAGGGTGGGACTTTCAGGGTCTGGGAACATGGGAGTCCGAGTGGATGAATGGAGTGCGTGTTGCCGCACGACGCGGCATCAAGACGGCATCAATACGTGCGTTGCATCAGCTGGTGAATCTCGTCGGGCGTCAGCGCGTCGCGCGACGCCTGCCGGAACGGGCGTTCGCTGAAACAGCGCGCCGCGTCGGCGAGCAGTTCGAGGTGCGCGCGGTTGTCTTCCCGCGGCAGGGCCAGCACGATGAATTCGCGCACGGGCTTGCGATCCGGTGCATTGAAGGGGAACGGATACTGCGCGCGAACGAACAGCGCGATGGCCGAGCGGAGGCCGGCGACACGCGCATGCGGAATCGCGACGCCCTGGCCGAGGCCGGTCGAGCCGAGTTGCTCGCGCTTCGTCAGTTCGGTCCTGATCCGTTCCGCGGATACGCCGCTGCTGCGCTCGATATGTCGCGCGACGAGGTCGAACAACTGGATCGCGCTTTCGACCGGTACGTCGAGCAGGATGTTGTCCGGCGGGCAGGCGTCGGCCAGCCGGGTCGCGAGCGGTGCGCCGCCGCGTCGGTAGGGAAGGTCGGGTTGGCCGCCGGCGGCGGCCTGCTGCGTTTGCATGCGGATCTCTCCGTGTCGGGATGACAGGGAAATCCTAGACAAAACCGCGTAAAGACGGTGTTAGATACGCGCGGGCCCGGCATCAAAATTGTGTATCGATCGCCGATGGAACCGGGCCCGGCACCTTCCGCTTCAGGTACCCGACAGCACGAACGGCAGCGTCGTCAGCAGAAACACCGAAATGCCGACCACCGGCGCGCCGAACGCGATCGCCGTGAACGCAACCGCGGCACTCGTCAGCACGAGCGTTCTCGACACCCGTCGGTGCCGGTCGTGTGCAGCCGCCCTGTCAGTGCGGATTGCATCGGTCCGCGCACCGATCACGTGTTTCCAGAACGTCAGGCCAAGCATGATTGCTCCTGTATGAAAGTTGACCGGGGCTGGGCGCGCGAGGCGCCCGTCAAGCGGGTCAGCAGCGCTTGAGCTTGAGCACGCGCGAGATCTGCCCGGGCGTGAAGCTGCTGTTGCGCACATAAGGCGCGCAGTCGAGCGGTGCGGTGAGCGATTCGCTGACGACGTACTGGCCGACGAAGCGGTACGCGTCGGTTGCCATGCGGATGAACACCGGAATCGCGTCGCGTTGTGCGGCGAGCGTCCTCCCGGCTGCTCTTGCGGACGCGCTGCCGTCGCAGAGGATCACGTCGGGTGCGTGCGGGTTGAGGTCCGTGCGCAGGCAGGCGGCCACGACCTTGCCGTTCTTCGTCGGCAGGAACGCCTGTTTGCTGCCGCCGCACGCGGTGTGGATGAATTCGCGGGTGTACTGCTTGTCGATCTCGAACATGTTCGTGCTCCGGTATCGGAAACTTCCGTCGGCTAAATCAGGTATGCAAAGTAATGAGGCTGGATCGGCATGCGTGATGCGAGGCATTCCAGCCGAACGTTGCCGGGGCGGCGGATCGATGGCGTGTCGTGATACGGGAAATTCCGCGCGAACAAGCTGACCTGCGCGATGCGCGGCTAACGCATCGACGTCGTGTTCAAGCGTGCACGGGAAAGACTACGGCGCGCACCGTCCGCCTGCTGGCAGGACGGTGGCTCGGGAAAAGAGAGACGCAGGCGTCCTGCCTGTCAGGCAGAAAAGCAACTCGGAGGGCGAGGACTTCGGATGCGCATGTGCGTACTCGGTGATGGATCGATTGCGAACACATTCTAGTGAACGCATGCGCGGGCGCAAGTAAAAAGGTCGTAAAGGTGGCGTGGCCCGTGCGGACCGGCGCACAAAATAAAAAACGCGTGACGACTGTCGTCGCCACGCGCAATGGGAGTCTGCAAGCTGGCGCGCATGCCGGCGAACCGGCATGCGCGTCGGGTCATCAGAAATCGAACCCCGGCCCACCCGCACCCGGGCCGCCCGGCGCCGCCGCCGGCGCCGCATCCTTCGGCGCTTCGAACACGGTCGCATCGGTGGTCAGCAGCAGCCCCGCGACCGACGCCGCGTTCTGCAGCGCCGTGCGCGTGACCTTGGTCGGATCGAGCACGCCCGATTCGACGAGGTCGCCGTATTCGCCGGTCTGCGCGTTGTACCCGAAGTTGCCCGAGCCCTCGGCCACCTTCGCGACGACGACGCTCGCTTCCTCGCCCGCGTTCGTGACGATCTGGCGCAGCGGTTCCTCGAGCGCGCGCAGCACGATCTTGATGCCCGCGTTCTGATCGGCGTTCACGCCCTGCAACTCGCGGATCGCCTGCCGCACGCGGATCAGCGCGACGCCGCCGCCCGGCACGATGCCTTCCTCGACGGCCGCGCGCGTGGCGTGCAGCGCGTCGTCGACGCGGTCCTTCTTTTCCTTCACTTCGATTTCGGTGGCCCCGCCGACCTTGATCACCGCGACACCGCCCGCGAGTTTCGCGACGCGTTCCTGCAGCTTTTCACGGTCGTAGTCCGACGTCGCTTCGTCGATCTGCACGCGGATCTGCTTCACGCGTGCTTCGATGTTCTTCGCATCGCCCGCGCCGTCGATCACGGTCGTGTTTTCCTTGCCGACCTCGATGCGCTTGGCCTGGCCGAGTTCGGCGAGCGTCGCCTTCTCGAGCGTCAGGCCCGTTTCCTCGGCGATCACCTGCCCGCCGGTGAGGATCGCGATGTCCTCGAGCAGCGCCTTGCGGCGGTCGCCGAAGCCCGGCGCCTTCACGGCGACCGTCTTCAGGATCCCGCGGATGTTGTTCACGACCAGCGTCGCGAGCGCTTCGCCTTCGACATCTTCCGCGATGATCAGCAGCGGCCGGCCCGACTTCGCGACCTGTTCGAGCACCGGCAGCAGGTCGCGGATGTTCGAGATCTTCTTGTCGTGCAGCAGGATGTACGGGCTTTCGATCTCGGCGATCTGCTTGTCGGGATTGTTGATGAAGTACGGCGACAGGTAGCCGCGATCGAACTGCAGCCCTTCGACCACATCGAGCTCGTCCGCGAGCGACTTGCCGTCCTCGACGGTGATCACGCCTTCCTTGCCGACGCGGTCGATCGCTTCCGCGATGCGCTGGCCGATCGATTCCTCGCCGTTCGCGGAGATCGTCGCGACCTGTGCGATTTCCTTGCTCGTGGTGGTCGGGCGGCTGATCTTCTTCAGCTCGTCGACGGCCGCCGCGACGGCCTTGTCGATGCCGCGCTTCAGGTCGAGCGGGTTGAGCCCGGCCGCGACGTATTTCTGGCCTTCACGAACGATCGCCTGTGCGAGCACGGTGGCCGTCGTGGTGCCGTCGCCGGCCGCATCGCTGGTGCGGGATGCAACTTCCTTCACGAGCTGCGCGCCGATGTTCTGCAGCTTGTCCGCGAGTTCGATTTCCTTCGCGACCGACACGCCGTCCTTCGTGACGACGGGCGCGCCGAAGCTGCGTTCGAGCACGACGTTGCGGCCCTTCGGCCCGAGCGTGACCTTCACCGCGTTCGCGAGAATGTTCACGCCTTCCGTCAGCTTGGCCCGTGCGACGTCGCTGAAAATGATTTCCTTCGCTGCCATGATTTCGCTCCGTTATTGATTGACGACCGCGACGATGTCTTCCTCGCGCAGCACGAGAAACTCGTTGCCGTCCACCTTGACGGCTTGCCCCGCGTATTTGCCGAACAGCACGCGTTCGCCGACCTGCAGGTCGGGCACGATGCGCTGGCCGTCCGTATCCTTGCGGCCGGGGCCGACGGCGATCACTTCACCCTGGTCGGGCTTTTCCGCCGCGCTGTCGGGGATCACGATGCCCGATGCGGTGGTGGTTTCCTGGTCGAGTCGTTTCACGATCACGCGGTCGTGCAAGGGGCGTAGGCTCATTGGTTCGTCCTGTGCTGATCTGTTGAAATTGGCTGGCACTCTTTAACAGAGAGTGCTGACGAGTATAAAAATGCGCGGCGGCGCAATCCAATAACGGATTCCGAAATGCATTCGCGCCGTCGTGCAAAAGCGCGTCGCTCCCGCTATTGCGACACGGCCTGCTGGGCGGCGGGCGTGCAGACCGGGCGGATCGTCTCGCCGGCGAGCACGCGCTTCACGAACGGGATCGAATCGGCGAGCGACGCATTCACGGTGCCGTTGTGTTCGCGGCCCGCATACAGGTGCGCCTCGACCGTCGTGCCGGCCGCGCATGCGTCCTTCGCGAGCGCGAGTTCGAGCGGCGCGAGCCCGTCGTCGGCCCCCGCACCGATGAAGACGGGCGTGGCGATCTTCAGCGTCGGGTACTTGAGGTACGCGTCCCACCATGCCTTCAGCCGCGCGTCGCCGCCGGGCTTCACGGTGTTCGCGTGCGTGAGGTGCGCGAGCGCCGCGTCGTCCTCGAGCGATGCAAGGCAACTGATGCGCGACTGTTCGAGGATCGGCAATGCCTGCTCGGTCAGCACTTCGTCCGCACGCAGCGACGGGTCGAACTGCTGCGCGGAGAGCACCGAGTAGAACTGGTACGCGAGCGTCGGATCGACGCGCTCGGGATCGCGCCGGTACGCGCTCTCGAACTTCGGCAGCGACGCGAGCGTGGCGGGCGACGCGTTGTAGATCGTCCCGGTGGCAACGGTCGCGCGGATCGCGAGTTCGGGCG is a window encoding:
- a CDS encoding acetylglutamate kinase, whose protein sequence is MFPDPESPTLTSRRVAGLARSLPFMQALHGQTVVIVEGGAASDARTRHAFAQDVALLALTGVRPIVVQGIPAASGTQSVHAVHAAMAGINHELVRLIGSHGAKAIGIDGHDGGLLVASTDSDRSDTRAVARFDGTALNALLENGLVPVVMPIAPDDAGRDHLLRAERLGSLFAQRAGAVTLVMMVDSALLRELGELAGLYGITELEQWLAEHPAATAAPCVREALDALAHGVQNVHLADIGQPESLIDELLTEEGSGVVFCRRGNTDLLAETRRYFADSASVLRDGFSVEQKQVVRF
- a CDS encoding PTS sugar transporter subunit IIA, with translation MQTQQAAAGGQPDLPYRRGGAPLATRLADACPPDNILLDVPVESAIQLFDLVARHIERSSGVSAERIRTELTKREQLGSTGLGQGVAIPHARVAGLRSAIALFVRAQYPFPFNAPDRKPVREFIVLALPREDNRAHLELLADAARCFSERPFRQASRDALTPDEIHQLMQRTY
- a CDS encoding DUF6697 family protein — its product is MFEIDKQYTREFIHTACGGSKQAFLPTKNGKVVAACLRTDLNPHAPDVILCDGSASARAAGRTLAAQRDAIPVFIRMATDAYRFVGQYVVSESLTAPLDCAPYVRNSSFTPGQISRVLKLKRC
- the groL gene encoding chaperonin GroEL (60 kDa chaperone family; promotes refolding of misfolded polypeptides especially under stressful conditions; forms two stacked rings of heptamers to form a barrel-shaped 14mer; ends can be capped by GroES; misfolded proteins enter the barrel where they are refolded when GroES binds) — protein: MAAKEIIFSDVARAKLTEGVNILANAVKVTLGPKGRNVVLERSFGAPVVTKDGVSVAKEIELADKLQNIGAQLVKEVASRTSDAAGDGTTTATVLAQAIVREGQKYVAAGLNPLDLKRGIDKAVAAAVDELKKISRPTTTSKEIAQVATISANGEESIGQRIAEAIDRVGKEGVITVEDGKSLADELDVVEGLQFDRGYLSPYFINNPDKQIAEIESPYILLHDKKISNIRDLLPVLEQVAKSGRPLLIIAEDVEGEALATLVVNNIRGILKTVAVKAPGFGDRRKALLEDIAILTGGQVIAEETGLTLEKATLAELGQAKRIEVGKENTTVIDGAGDAKNIEARVKQIRVQIDEATSDYDREKLQERVAKLAGGVAVIKVGGATEIEVKEKKDRVDDALHATRAAVEEGIVPGGGVALIRVRQAIRELQGVNADQNAGIKIVLRALEEPLRQIVTNAGEEASVVVAKVAEGSGNFGYNAQTGEYGDLVESGVLDPTKVTRTALQNAASVAGLLLTTDATVFEAPKDAAPAAAPGGPGAGGPGFDF
- a CDS encoding co-chaperone GroES — protein: MSLRPLHDRVIVKRLDQETTTASGIVIPDSAAEKPDQGEVIAVGPGRKDTDGQRIVPDLQVGERVLFGKYAGQAVKVDGNEFLVLREEDIVAVVNQ